The following are from one region of the Entelurus aequoreus isolate RoL-2023_Sb linkage group LG17, RoL_Eaeq_v1.1, whole genome shotgun sequence genome:
- the LOC133632659 gene encoding formin-binding protein 1-like isoform X2 — MTSSNWGAELWDQFDNLEKHTSWGIDFLERYTKFVKERADIEQSYAKQIRNLSKKYQPKRSREDDSRYTWCLAFTATLRQLGDLASQREEVAENLSSQVASELGRFTQELKAERKSHFQDGRRAQQHIESSWKQLESTKRRFERDSKEAERAQHLSSRMDMDNNMEAEKRCSFKARQTAQQKQQTAEESKKEYVSSLNQFNQDQHQHYHTMVPVIYQRIQDMEERRIERIADAMRLSAEAEKKSLPVVSRCLDAMMDAAESIQARMDTRQVVEVYKTGFEPPGDVDFEDYRATMRRSISESSYLDNQIEGRRQSRKLWPFLRKNKLLNLLSSPRQPPPPPPTSPSPGGVVNSPQSPPPASREPIAQRLNDLMTSGSRTRKQCLRSLKRGLSLKLGSAPADCSHLPAEQRRKKLQSRIGDISQEIQREREQRDALMKMREVYERNPQMGDAAALEPRLDEVRRSLQRLEEELRTNQAWVAEVDRRSSEQSSRGQGSRFGSEVSTPGSRSLKQLDGRSPASRESPDGSYTEDQSAEVHFSKSRSSEFDDDFDDEEPLASIGTCKSLYPFQGQNEGTLSMLEGELLSVVEEDKGDGWTRVRRNLEEEGYVPTSYIKVFLDTNAKGAKGFVQTSRLV, encoded by the exons GATCAGTTTGATAATTTGGAGAAGCACACCAGCTGGGGCATCGACTTCCTGGAGCGATACACCAAATTTGTGAAAGAGCGAGCCGACATCGAGCAGAGCTACGCCAAGCAGATCAG GAACCTATCCAAGAAGTACCAACCCAAGAGGAGCAGAGAAGATGACAGCAG gtacacgTGGTGTTTGGCCTTCACCGCCACGCTTCGCCAACTCGGCGATCTGGCGTCGCAGCGAGAGGAAGTGGCCGAGAACTTGAGCTCGCAGGTGGCGTCGGAGTTGGGCAGATTCACTCAGGAGTTGAAGGCGGAAAGAAAGTCC CATTTCCAAGATGGCCGCCGTGCCCAGCAGCACATCGAGAGTTCCTGGAAGCAGCTGGAGTCT ACCAAGCGGCGTTTCGAGCGAGACAGCAAGGAGGCGGAGCGAGCGCAGCACTTGTCCAGCAGGATGGACATGGACAACAACATGGAGGCTGAGAAG CGCTGCTCCTTTAAG GCTCGTCAGACggcgcaacaaaaacaacaaactgcCGAAGAGTCAAAGAAGGAATATGTGAGCAGTTTAAACCAGTTTAACCAGGACCAGCACCAACATTACCACACCATGGTGCCCGTTATATACCAG cGTATTCAAGACATGGAGGAGCGTCGGATCGAACGGATCGCAGACGCCATGCGTTTGTCAGCGGAGGCAGAGAAgaagtcacttcctgtggtgaGTCGCTGCTTGGACGCCATGATGGACGCCGCAGAGAGCATTCAGGCCAGGATG GACACGCGTCAGGTGGTGGAGGTGTACAAAACGGGCTTCGAGCCTCCGGGCGACGTGGACTTTGAGGACTACAGGGCCACCATGAGGAGGAGCATCTCAGAGTCCAGTTACCTCGACAACCAAATTGAAGGGCGGAGACAAAGCAGGAAATTGTGGCCTTTCCTGCGCAAGAACAAG CTGTTGAATCTCCTGTCGTCGCCTCGGcaacccccgcccccaccccccacctcaccTTCGCCCGGGGGCGTGGTCAACAGCCCCCAGTCCCCGCCCCCAGCCTCCAGAGAACCAATCGCCCAGCGCCTCAACGACCTGATGACGTCTGGCTCCCGAACCAGGAAGCAGTGCCTTCGCAGCTTGAAGAGAGGG CTGTCACTCAAACTG GGCTCCGCCCCCGCGGACTGCAGCCATCTTCCGGCAGAGCAGCGGCGGAAGAAACTTCAGAGCAGAATCGGCGACATCAGCCAGGAGATCCAACGCGAGCGCGAGCAGAG ggacGCGCTGATGAAGATGCGGGAGGTGTACGAACGAAACCCTCAGATGGGCGACGCCGCCGCCCTGGAACCCCGCTTGGATGAAGTGAGGCGGAGCCTCCAGCGACTGGAGGAGGAGCTCAGGACAAACCAG gcgtGGGTGGCGGAGGTGGACCGCAGGTCGTCAGAACAAAGCAGCCGAGGTCAAGGTTCACGTTTCGGCAGTGAGGTGTCGACACCGGGAAGCCGAAGCTTGAAGCAGCTGGACGGTCGGAGTCCGGCCAGCAGAGAGAG TCCAGACGGCAGCTACACCGAGGACCAGAGTGCGGAAGTTCACTTCTCCAAGTCGCGGAGTTCTGAGTTTGATGATGACTTTGATGATGAAGAACCGCTGGCCAGCATTGGCACCTGCAAGTCCCTGTACCCGTTTCAAG GTCAGAACGAAGGCACGCTGTCCATGTTGGAGGGGGAACTACTTTCTGTGGTGGAAGAAGACAAAGGTGACGGCTGGACCAGAGTCCGCAGGAACTTGGAAGAGGAAGGATACGTGCCCACCTCCTACATCAAGGTCTTCCTGGACACCAACGCCAAAGGTGCCAAAG gtttcGTGCAGACAAGTCGACTCGTGTAA
- the LOC133632659 gene encoding formin-binding protein 1-like isoform X1: MTSSNWGAELWDQFDNLEKHTSWGIDFLERYTKFVKERADIEQSYAKQIRNLSKKYQPKRSREDDSRYTWCLAFTATLRQLGDLASQREEVAENLSSQVASELGRFTQELKAERKSHFQDGRRAQQHIESSWKQLESTKRRFERDSKEAERAQHLSSRMDMDNNMEAEKRCSFKARQTAQQKQQTAEESKKEYVSSLNQFNQDQHQHYHTMVPVIYQRIQDMEERRIERIADAMRLSAEAEKKSLPVVSRCLDAMMDAAESIQARMDTRQVVEVYKTGFEPPGDVDFEDYRATMRRSISESSYLDNQIEGRRQSRKLWPFLRKNKLLNLLSSPRQPPPPPPTSPSPGGVVNSPQSPPPASREPIAQRLNDLMTSGSRTRKQCLRSLKRGLSLKLVSGESVPNKLWWHHHNVLSPWFQGSAPADCSHLPAEQRRKKLQSRIGDISQEIQREREQRDALMKMREVYERNPQMGDAAALEPRLDEVRRSLQRLEEELRTNQAWVAEVDRRSSEQSSRGQGSRFGSEVSTPGSRSLKQLDGRSPASRESPDGSYTEDQSAEVHFSKSRSSEFDDDFDDEEPLASIGTCKSLYPFQGQNEGTLSMLEGELLSVVEEDKGDGWTRVRRNLEEEGYVPTSYIKVFLDTNAKGAKGFVQTSRLV; encoded by the exons GATCAGTTTGATAATTTGGAGAAGCACACCAGCTGGGGCATCGACTTCCTGGAGCGATACACCAAATTTGTGAAAGAGCGAGCCGACATCGAGCAGAGCTACGCCAAGCAGATCAG GAACCTATCCAAGAAGTACCAACCCAAGAGGAGCAGAGAAGATGACAGCAG gtacacgTGGTGTTTGGCCTTCACCGCCACGCTTCGCCAACTCGGCGATCTGGCGTCGCAGCGAGAGGAAGTGGCCGAGAACTTGAGCTCGCAGGTGGCGTCGGAGTTGGGCAGATTCACTCAGGAGTTGAAGGCGGAAAGAAAGTCC CATTTCCAAGATGGCCGCCGTGCCCAGCAGCACATCGAGAGTTCCTGGAAGCAGCTGGAGTCT ACCAAGCGGCGTTTCGAGCGAGACAGCAAGGAGGCGGAGCGAGCGCAGCACTTGTCCAGCAGGATGGACATGGACAACAACATGGAGGCTGAGAAG CGCTGCTCCTTTAAG GCTCGTCAGACggcgcaacaaaaacaacaaactgcCGAAGAGTCAAAGAAGGAATATGTGAGCAGTTTAAACCAGTTTAACCAGGACCAGCACCAACATTACCACACCATGGTGCCCGTTATATACCAG cGTATTCAAGACATGGAGGAGCGTCGGATCGAACGGATCGCAGACGCCATGCGTTTGTCAGCGGAGGCAGAGAAgaagtcacttcctgtggtgaGTCGCTGCTTGGACGCCATGATGGACGCCGCAGAGAGCATTCAGGCCAGGATG GACACGCGTCAGGTGGTGGAGGTGTACAAAACGGGCTTCGAGCCTCCGGGCGACGTGGACTTTGAGGACTACAGGGCCACCATGAGGAGGAGCATCTCAGAGTCCAGTTACCTCGACAACCAAATTGAAGGGCGGAGACAAAGCAGGAAATTGTGGCCTTTCCTGCGCAAGAACAAG CTGTTGAATCTCCTGTCGTCGCCTCGGcaacccccgcccccaccccccacctcaccTTCGCCCGGGGGCGTGGTCAACAGCCCCCAGTCCCCGCCCCCAGCCTCCAGAGAACCAATCGCCCAGCGCCTCAACGACCTGATGACGTCTGGCTCCCGAACCAGGAAGCAGTGCCTTCGCAGCTTGAAGAGAGGG CTGTCACTCAAACTGGTAAGTGGAGAAAGCGTGCCTAACAAACTCTGGTGGCATCACCACAACGTGCTGTCGCCGTGGTTCCAGGGCTCCGCCCCCGCGGACTGCAGCCATCTTCCGGCAGAGCAGCGGCGGAAGAAACTTCAGAGCAGAATCGGCGACATCAGCCAGGAGATCCAACGCGAGCGCGAGCAGAG ggacGCGCTGATGAAGATGCGGGAGGTGTACGAACGAAACCCTCAGATGGGCGACGCCGCCGCCCTGGAACCCCGCTTGGATGAAGTGAGGCGGAGCCTCCAGCGACTGGAGGAGGAGCTCAGGACAAACCAG gcgtGGGTGGCGGAGGTGGACCGCAGGTCGTCAGAACAAAGCAGCCGAGGTCAAGGTTCACGTTTCGGCAGTGAGGTGTCGACACCGGGAAGCCGAAGCTTGAAGCAGCTGGACGGTCGGAGTCCGGCCAGCAGAGAGAG TCCAGACGGCAGCTACACCGAGGACCAGAGTGCGGAAGTTCACTTCTCCAAGTCGCGGAGTTCTGAGTTTGATGATGACTTTGATGATGAAGAACCGCTGGCCAGCATTGGCACCTGCAAGTCCCTGTACCCGTTTCAAG GTCAGAACGAAGGCACGCTGTCCATGTTGGAGGGGGAACTACTTTCTGTGGTGGAAGAAGACAAAGGTGACGGCTGGACCAGAGTCCGCAGGAACTTGGAAGAGGAAGGATACGTGCCCACCTCCTACATCAAGGTCTTCCTGGACACCAACGCCAAAGGTGCCAAAG gtttcGTGCAGACAAGTCGACTCGTGTAA
- the LOC133632659 gene encoding formin-binding protein 1-like isoform X3, which produces MTSSNWGAELWDQFDNLEKHTSWGIDFLERYTKFVKERADIEQSYAKQIRNLSKKYQPKRSREDDSRYTWCLAFTATLRQLGDLASQREEVAENLSSQVASELGRFTQELKAERKSHFQDGRRAQQHIESSWKQLESTKRRFERDSKEAERAQHLSSRMDMDNNMEAEKRCSFKARQTAQQKQQTAEESKKEYVSSLNQFNQDQHQHYHTMVPVIYQRIQDMEERRIERIADAMRLSAEAEKKSLPVVSRCLDAMMDAAESIQARMDTRQVVEVYKTGFEPPGDVDFEDYRATMRRSISESSYLDNQIEGRRQSRKLWPFLRKNKLLNLLSSPRQPPPPPPTSPSPGGVVNSPQSPPPASREPIAQRLNDLMTSGSRTRKQCLRSLKRGLSLKLGSAPADCSHLPAEQRRKKLQSRIGDISQEIQREREQRDALMKMREVYERNPQMGDAAALEPRLDEVRRSLQRLEEELRTNQAWVAEVDRRSSEQSSRGQGSRFGSEVSTPGSRSLKQLDGRSPASRESPDGSYTEDQSAEVHFSKSRSSEFDDDFDDEEPLASIGTCKSLYPFQGQNEGTLSMLEGELLSVVEEDKGDGWTRVRRNLEEEGYVPTSYIKVFLDTNAKGFVQTSRLV; this is translated from the exons GATCAGTTTGATAATTTGGAGAAGCACACCAGCTGGGGCATCGACTTCCTGGAGCGATACACCAAATTTGTGAAAGAGCGAGCCGACATCGAGCAGAGCTACGCCAAGCAGATCAG GAACCTATCCAAGAAGTACCAACCCAAGAGGAGCAGAGAAGATGACAGCAG gtacacgTGGTGTTTGGCCTTCACCGCCACGCTTCGCCAACTCGGCGATCTGGCGTCGCAGCGAGAGGAAGTGGCCGAGAACTTGAGCTCGCAGGTGGCGTCGGAGTTGGGCAGATTCACTCAGGAGTTGAAGGCGGAAAGAAAGTCC CATTTCCAAGATGGCCGCCGTGCCCAGCAGCACATCGAGAGTTCCTGGAAGCAGCTGGAGTCT ACCAAGCGGCGTTTCGAGCGAGACAGCAAGGAGGCGGAGCGAGCGCAGCACTTGTCCAGCAGGATGGACATGGACAACAACATGGAGGCTGAGAAG CGCTGCTCCTTTAAG GCTCGTCAGACggcgcaacaaaaacaacaaactgcCGAAGAGTCAAAGAAGGAATATGTGAGCAGTTTAAACCAGTTTAACCAGGACCAGCACCAACATTACCACACCATGGTGCCCGTTATATACCAG cGTATTCAAGACATGGAGGAGCGTCGGATCGAACGGATCGCAGACGCCATGCGTTTGTCAGCGGAGGCAGAGAAgaagtcacttcctgtggtgaGTCGCTGCTTGGACGCCATGATGGACGCCGCAGAGAGCATTCAGGCCAGGATG GACACGCGTCAGGTGGTGGAGGTGTACAAAACGGGCTTCGAGCCTCCGGGCGACGTGGACTTTGAGGACTACAGGGCCACCATGAGGAGGAGCATCTCAGAGTCCAGTTACCTCGACAACCAAATTGAAGGGCGGAGACAAAGCAGGAAATTGTGGCCTTTCCTGCGCAAGAACAAG CTGTTGAATCTCCTGTCGTCGCCTCGGcaacccccgcccccaccccccacctcaccTTCGCCCGGGGGCGTGGTCAACAGCCCCCAGTCCCCGCCCCCAGCCTCCAGAGAACCAATCGCCCAGCGCCTCAACGACCTGATGACGTCTGGCTCCCGAACCAGGAAGCAGTGCCTTCGCAGCTTGAAGAGAGGG CTGTCACTCAAACTG GGCTCCGCCCCCGCGGACTGCAGCCATCTTCCGGCAGAGCAGCGGCGGAAGAAACTTCAGAGCAGAATCGGCGACATCAGCCAGGAGATCCAACGCGAGCGCGAGCAGAG ggacGCGCTGATGAAGATGCGGGAGGTGTACGAACGAAACCCTCAGATGGGCGACGCCGCCGCCCTGGAACCCCGCTTGGATGAAGTGAGGCGGAGCCTCCAGCGACTGGAGGAGGAGCTCAGGACAAACCAG gcgtGGGTGGCGGAGGTGGACCGCAGGTCGTCAGAACAAAGCAGCCGAGGTCAAGGTTCACGTTTCGGCAGTGAGGTGTCGACACCGGGAAGCCGAAGCTTGAAGCAGCTGGACGGTCGGAGTCCGGCCAGCAGAGAGAG TCCAGACGGCAGCTACACCGAGGACCAGAGTGCGGAAGTTCACTTCTCCAAGTCGCGGAGTTCTGAGTTTGATGATGACTTTGATGATGAAGAACCGCTGGCCAGCATTGGCACCTGCAAGTCCCTGTACCCGTTTCAAG GTCAGAACGAAGGCACGCTGTCCATGTTGGAGGGGGAACTACTTTCTGTGGTGGAAGAAGACAAAGGTGACGGCTGGACCAGAGTCCGCAGGAACTTGGAAGAGGAAGGATACGTGCCCACCTCCTACATCAAGGTCTTCCTGGACACCAACGCCAAAG gtttcGTGCAGACAAGTCGACTCGTGTAA